The Fibrobacter sp. UWB15 DNA segment ATTTGGAGGATATGATGAAATTTGCAATTCTTGGGTGTGGACATATCGCGACTAAGATGGCCGCGGCGGTAAAGGCAATTGAAAATCGGGGCGTAGAAGCTTATGCGGTAGCATCGCGTTCGCTAGAAAAAGCCGAAAAATTTGCGAAGGATTATGGTTTCGGCCGCGCCTACGGTAGCTACGAGGAACTTGCGAAAGACCCGGCGGTCGACCTGATTTATATCGCTACCCCACATTCCGAGCATTACAACAATATTCTGCTTTGCCTGGAACATGGCAAGAACTTGCTCGTGGAAAAGGCGTTTACCGCGAATGCCCTGATGGCATCCGAGGTGATTGCGCTTGCCGAAGAAAAGGGCGTGTTCCTGAGCGAGGCCATGTGGACGCGGTTCTTGCCTGCGGTGCAGATGGTCAAGGATTTGATCAATGCCGGTAAGATTGGCAAGGTCGAAAGTGTGGAGGCTGATTTTTCGATGCCGCTTTCGCATATTGAACGCTTGCGTAAGCCGGAACTCGCGGGTGGCGCGCTTTTGGACTTGGGCATTTACAGCCTGACCTTTGCGGATATTTTTTTGACAGATGAGGCGATTTGCAGAGTTGGTTGCGATGGCGACTGTGCCGAAAACCATATTGTGCAGACGAAAACTCACTGTGTCAAGTTCCACACAGGTGTCGATGCTACGGACTGGATTGACTTGGTTTATGCGAATGGCCAGGTGGCGCACCTTAAAACTTCGATGGTGGCGCCTCTCAAGAACGAGGGCGTGATTTATGGCGAAGACGGATTTATCCGCGTGCAGAATTTGAACGACATGGTCGAAATCAAGCTGTTCGATAAGGCGGGCACGCTGCTGGAATCGATTACTCCCCCACGCATCGAAAACTGTTACGAGTACGAGGTGCTGGCCTGTAAGGCGGCGCTTGAAAAAGGGCTCAAGGAATGCCCCGAGATGCCGCACAGCAAAACCATGCAGATGATGACGCAGATGGATAACCTCCGCGCTGCATGGGGTGTGTCTTACCCGTTCGAACTCAGCCCCGGCGAAGTCTGGAACCGCAGCGGCGACAAATCGTTCCTTGAAATTTATGACATCGAGACCGGCGAATCGAAACTGCTCAAGACGTTTGACAAGGTGATCGAGGCGCCCAACTGGAGCGCCGACGGAAAGTTCCTCACCTTCAACAGCGAAGGTCGCATTTATAAATATGAGATTGCATCGGGTGATGTGACCGAGGTGCCGAGCCACTTTGTGGACAACTGCAATAACGACCACGTACTTGCACCCGACGGCGAGGGACTTTTCGTGAGCCACCATACTAAAGAAGACGGACTTTCGCGCATTTACAAGATTTTCTTTGATGGCCGCATGCCGGAACTGGTAACTCCCCTTGCGCCGAGTTACCTTCACGGTATTACTCTTGATGGCAAGATGCTCGCCTACTGCGCCGAACGCAATGGTGAATATGATATATACACCATTCCGACTGCTGGTGGAAATGAAACCCAGTTGACGACAGCGTTTGGCTTGAATGACGGCCCCGAATATGACTGCGATGGCGAATACATCTGGTTCAATTCGGTGCGCACCGGCCGTATGCAGGCGTGGCGCATGAGGGCCGACGGTTCCGAGCAGATGCAGATGACTTTTGATGCGCATTGGAATACCTGGTTCCCGCACATTTCGCCCGACCGCACGAAGGTGGTGATGCTTGCCTACCATGAGCGCGACGTGCGCCCCGGCGAACATGTTCCGAACAAGAACGTGGAAATTCGCCTGATGACGGGTAGCGATAAAACCGGCTGGAGCGAGCCCCGCACAATTCTAAAGCTGTTCGGCGGCCAAGGCACAATCAACGTGAATTCGTGGGCCCCCGACAGCAAGCGTTTCGCGTATGTAAGGTACGAGAAAAATTTGTGAGACGGCACCGTATTTTCCTTTTTTGATAATAATTCAAAAAAACATCGTTGGGGAGGTTATGACAAATTATCCAAAAAAAAAGAGGATAATTGTTAAATTCCGTTATTTTAGATTATATTTTATATAGAAAAAGGAAGGAGAATAAGATGTCGTATTCAGTTCATAAACTGTCTCGCTTGGCATTTTTACTGCTGGCTGTGGCCATTTCGGCAAACGCCCATACCATCAAGTACATCTTGAACGGGGGAGTCAACGATCCGGACAACCCGACAAGCTATGTGAGCGAAAAATCGGATTTGGTTTTGAAGGATCCCACTCGTGATGGTTTCGCATTCTTAGGGTGGTTTATCGTTGCGGCTGATTCCGTTGATTTTATGGATTCCAAGTATTTTGAATACTATCAGGGAAAAAGTAAAATTTCGATCAGCTATTATCTTGGGAGTTTTACCGTAGAGGCAAAGTGGGGGTTGATCCCGAAGACTCCGAAACAAGATGAGCGTGGGTGTTACCTGATCCACGATGCCGAAGAACTTTACGGTATAGCCTCGGTATCTACGCCCAACACATCTAAATATGATAGGGTTCGTTACTTTTTCG contains these protein-coding regions:
- a CDS encoding transporter, whose product is MSYPFELSPGEVWNRSGDKSFLEIYDIETGESKLLKTFDKVIEAPNWSADGKFLTFNSEGRIYKYEIASGDVTEVPSHFVDNCNNDHVLAPDGEGLFVSHHTKEDGLSRIYKIFFDGRMPELVTPLAPSYLHGITLDGKMLAYCAERNGEYDIYTIPTAGGNETQLTTAFGLNDGPEYDCDGEYIWFNSVRTGRMQAWRMRADGSEQMQMTFDAHWNTWFPHISPDRTKVVMLAYHERDVRPGEHVPNKNVEIRLMTGSDKTGWSEPRTILKLFGGQGTINVNSWAPDSKRFAYVRYEKNL